In the Lascolabacillus massiliensis genome, one interval contains:
- a CDS encoding SusD/RagB family nutrient-binding outer membrane lipoprotein yields MKLFNISLVSHLTVLSLPLLFLFTSCIDENLNIDPNRPSSVQTTSLIVTAQKQLVDNVKSEPASLRSSALFTQQISQVTYTSQSRYDIPFSYSETIWNGLYKAVNNLQEIIILNSNPETKDLVTADGAGRNSTQIAISKILKSYAFYALTDIFGNVPYHSYGNNDPEFEALQQEANNLTPAYASQEKIYADILNELKQAGDTLIKYQAETTFGASDIIYGGNNLKWAKFANSLRLRFATRLKVKNPELYSSHFTDALTKGVFTSNADNAIFKYSTASPNEAPYYRATVTANRRDFAISKPFIDLLKGENPQIPFADPRLSKFAALNSKGEYVGLPYGLTESEAGSFPATEVSLPGAIYSAPDFGEVLMEYSEVAFLQSEHNGWSQTDYINGVRASLEKWGVTDSEVENYIASLPVANQRNVLNQKYIALFTQFLEGWSEYRRTGFPDFLIKRGDIIYSGQVNGGQVTYTFNPLFGDGGVPSRLYYPVKEQSVNLTSYQDAIAKQGNDVIETKLWVFK; encoded by the coding sequence ATGAAATTATTTAATATATCACTAGTATCTCATCTAACAGTATTATCACTACCATTATTATTCCTTTTTACATCATGTATAGATGAGAATCTTAATATAGATCCAAACAGACCATCCTCAGTGCAGACTACATCACTAATTGTAACTGCTCAAAAACAGCTTGTTGATAATGTTAAGAGTGAACCAGCATCTCTTCGAAGCTCTGCATTGTTTACACAACAAATAAGTCAGGTAACATATACCAGTCAGTCACGCTATGACATCCCCTTCAGTTATTCGGAGACTATCTGGAATGGTCTTTACAAAGCAGTGAACAACCTTCAGGAAATTATCATACTTAACAGTAACCCTGAAACTAAAGATTTGGTAACAGCAGATGGCGCAGGAAGAAACTCAACCCAGATTGCTATAAGCAAAATATTAAAGTCATATGCTTTTTATGCGCTTACTGATATTTTTGGGAATGTTCCTTACCATTCTTATGGAAACAATGATCCTGAATTTGAGGCTCTGCAACAGGAAGCAAACAACTTAACACCGGCATATGCCTCTCAGGAGAAGATATATGCAGATATTCTTAATGAGTTAAAACAGGCAGGTGATACTTTAATTAAGTATCAGGCCGAAACAACATTTGGGGCATCTGATATAATTTATGGAGGTAATAATCTTAAGTGGGCAAAATTTGCAAATTCACTTAGATTACGATTTGCTACCAGATTAAAAGTTAAGAATCCGGAACTATACAGTTCTCATTTTACAGATGCACTGACAAAAGGTGTATTCACAAGTAATGCAGATAATGCAATTTTTAAATACTCAACAGCTTCCCCTAATGAAGCCCCATATTATCGTGCTACAGTAACTGCTAACAGAAGAGACTTTGCTATTTCAAAACCCTTTATCGATTTACTTAAAGGAGAAAATCCACAAATACCTTTTGCAGACCCTCGTTTAAGCAAATTTGCAGCACTAAACAGTAAGGGTGAATATGTAGGATTACCGTATGGACTAACTGAATCTGAAGCTGGTAGTTTTCCTGCAACTGAAGTTAGTCTGCCAGGTGCTATTTACAGTGCTCCTGATTTTGGAGAAGTACTTATGGAGTATTCCGAGGTTGCATTTCTTCAATCTGAACATAATGGATGGAGTCAAACTGACTATATTAATGGTGTAAGAGCATCTCTGGAGAAATGGGGAGTAACAGATTCTGAAGTTGAAAATTATATAGCATCACTACCTGTAGCCAATCAGAGAAATGTTCTTAATCAGAAATATATTGCACTATTTACTCAGTTTCTGGAAGGTTGGAGTGAGTATCGCAGAACCGGATTTCCTGATTTTCTTATTAAAAGAGGAGATATTATATATTCAGGTCAGGTAAACGGAGGTCAGGTAACATATACTTTTAATCCATTATTTGGTGACGGAGGAGTCCCATCTCGTTTATATTATCCTGTAAAAGAACAATCTGTTAATCTAACTAGTTATCAGGATGCAATTGCAAAACAGGGTAATGATGTAATTGAAACTAAACTATGGGTGTTTAAATAA
- a CDS encoding CotH kinase family protein yields the protein MSLIKTKNLLYLLILLLSVITSCNDSGENTQEATINSFTLQPEFNSSLDEVVVGEISDNTIKLSVPYRVSLNNLVVSFNYVGIKVEVNNIEQISDITSNDFSQKLIYKVIGSNGEITEYTVTATNKPPRLPKVYVNVEGNQEYSDDEKENYKNITLRVLDSDNYYTTNTDFIAKGEMKGRGNSTWYGVPKKPFRIKLEEKSSLLGMSNDKNWALLANYYDKTLLRNITAFEISKIAELSWTPKSLSVDYYMNGTYRGVYTLTEHVRISDERLDMDIVSPEDNSGDALTGDYFLELDFHFDEPYKFKTDRNNLPIMFKDPEEPTTNQFDYVRDFFNTAEEVLYSENFTDPVEGYRKYIDVPSFINYYIVQELSKNVDGNLRGSCYMALRNKGKIEFPLVWDFDLAFGNADHITWEQGALSREWDGWYIKTQSPWFDRLFEDPQFVSELKNRWNELKPELNKVPDFIREHAKLLDESQDRNFSPKPYGAGWSITKPEWNTSIIRGSYDKEVEYLIYFVEKRLEWLDTNIKGL from the coding sequence ATGAGTTTAATTAAAACAAAGAATCTTCTTTATCTACTTATATTACTATTATCAGTAATAACATCCTGCAATGATTCAGGGGAAAATACACAAGAAGCCACTATAAACTCTTTTACTTTACAACCAGAATTCAATAGCAGTTTAGATGAAGTTGTCGTAGGAGAAATATCAGATAATACAATTAAGTTATCTGTACCTTACAGAGTCTCACTCAATAATCTGGTAGTATCATTTAATTACGTTGGAATTAAGGTTGAGGTAAATAATATAGAGCAAATAAGCGATATAACTTCAAACGATTTTAGCCAAAAACTTATCTACAAGGTAATTGGTAGTAATGGTGAAATTACTGAATACACTGTTACTGCAACAAATAAACCACCACGATTGCCAAAGGTTTATGTAAATGTAGAGGGTAATCAAGAATATAGTGATGACGAAAAAGAGAATTATAAAAACATAACATTACGTGTTTTAGATTCTGACAACTACTATACCACTAATACAGATTTCATTGCTAAAGGAGAAATGAAGGGAAGAGGCAATTCAACATGGTACGGTGTTCCTAAGAAACCATTTAGAATAAAACTGGAAGAAAAAAGTTCTCTCCTAGGTATGAGTAATGACAAAAACTGGGCTTTACTTGCAAATTACTATGATAAAACACTATTACGAAATATAACCGCTTTCGAGATTTCTAAAATAGCAGAATTATCTTGGACACCGAAGTCTCTAAGCGTTGATTATTATATGAATGGCACATATCGTGGAGTATATACACTTACAGAACATGTGAGAATATCAGACGAAAGATTAGATATGGATATAGTTTCACCTGAGGATAATTCTGGAGATGCATTAACAGGTGATTATTTCTTGGAGCTTGACTTCCATTTCGATGAACCATATAAATTCAAAACAGATAGGAATAATCTACCTATCATGTTTAAAGATCCTGAAGAGCCCACAACCAATCAATTTGATTACGTTAGGGACTTTTTTAATACTGCAGAGGAGGTTTTATACTCAGAAAATTTTACTGACCCTGTTGAAGGTTACAGGAAATATATCGATGTGCCATCATTTATTAACTACTATATAGTCCAGGAGTTATCTAAAAATGTAGATGGTAATTTGCGTGGTAGCTGTTATATGGCATTACGAAATAAAGGAAAAATAGAATTCCCTCTAGTATGGGACTTTGATCTTGCCTTTGGTAATGCGGATCATATTACTTGGGAACAAGGAGCTCTTTCCAGAGAATGGGATGGATGGTATATTAAGACACAATCACCATGGTTTGATCGCTTATTCGAAGATCCTCAGTTTGTTAGTGAACTTAAAAATCGATGGAACGAGTTGAAACCTGAATTAAACAAGGTTCCAGATTTTATTAGAGAGCATGCAAAATTACTAGATGAATCACAAGATAGAAATTTCAGCCCCAAACCATATGGAGCTGGTTGGAGTATAACGAAACCTGAATGGAATACAAGTATTATTAGAGGTTCTTATGACAAAGAAGTGGAATATCTGATATACTTCGTTGAGAAACGACTAGAATGGCTGGATACAAATATTAAAGGTCTTTAA
- a CDS encoding zinc ribbon domain-containing protein YjdM, which yields MTQTPKCIKCQSSVTYFDGSLFHCTECFHEWTQEDMEAAEKFDKVVDSNGNELFDGDDVTVIKDLKVKGSSMVVKRGTRARGIRLSSDDPTHVQAKVDGQTIFLKTEFLKK from the coding sequence ATGACACAAACTCCTAAATGTATTAAATGTCAAAGTTCAGTAACTTATTTCGATGGTTCACTATTTCACTGTACTGAATGCTTTCATGAATGGACACAGGAAGATATGGAAGCAGCCGAAAAGTTTGATAAGGTAGTTGATAGTAATGGTAACGAACTATTTGATGGTGATGATGTTACAGTAATTAAAGACCTTAAGGTAAAGGGCTCGTCAATGGTAGTAAAAAGAGGTACCCGTGCACGTGGTATTAGATTATCATCTGATGATCCAACTCACGTTCAGGCAAAAGTTGATGGTCAAACAATATTTTTAAAGACCGAGTTTTTAAAGAAATAG
- a CDS encoding aminotransferase class I/II-fold pyridoxal phosphate-dependent enzyme, which yields MNKINQVDRLLSLSYPKPDPYGSLSMPVYHALAYEFSTAEEMENAFCGRTDEHTYSRVSNPTVQYYEERVKMLTDAYNVTALNSGMAAISNAFFTLAWSGSNIVTSKYLFGNTYSFFINTLKAFGVETRFCDLTNPADVAANLDENSCALFVEIISNPQMEVADLKKLSSVAHENNVPLIADTTIIPFTNFKAKDFGIDIDVISSTKYISGGGTSLGGLIIDYGKFNWKNSAKLNYLSEIHESAFNFKLRKEIHRNIGAYMTPEVAYIQSLGLETLSVRFDRHSTTCLELAKKLQALPAIKSVNYTGLGDNVYYEVSKRQFGEYPGAMLTFDLESKEKCFKFMNKLQIIHRATNLFDNKTLIIHPASTIYGTFTSEQRSDMGIKETTLRLSVGLESVDSIFSDIKQALEYI from the coding sequence ATGAATAAAATAAATCAGGTAGATAGGTTATTGAGTCTGAGTTATCCAAAACCAGATCCTTATGGATCTTTATCAATGCCGGTTTACCACGCTCTGGCTTATGAATTTTCTACTGCAGAAGAGATGGAGAATGCATTCTGTGGCAGAACTGACGAGCATACATATTCGAGAGTGTCAAACCCAACTGTACAATATTATGAAGAACGTGTAAAAATGCTAACAGATGCTTATAACGTTACAGCGCTTAATTCAGGAATGGCAGCAATCAGTAATGCGTTCTTCACATTAGCTTGGAGTGGTAGTAATATAGTCACCTCAAAATATTTATTTGGTAACACATACTCTTTTTTCATTAATACGTTAAAAGCTTTTGGTGTTGAAACACGCTTTTGTGATTTGACTAATCCAGCAGATGTTGCTGCTAATCTTGATGAGAACAGTTGTGCACTATTTGTTGAGATTATTTCTAATCCACAAATGGAGGTTGCTGATCTTAAGAAATTGAGCAGTGTAGCACATGAAAATAATGTTCCTCTTATAGCTGACACAACAATAATACCTTTTACTAATTTCAAAGCAAAAGATTTCGGTATTGATATTGATGTAATATCAAGTACTAAGTATATATCAGGCGGAGGAACTAGTCTTGGTGGTTTAATTATTGATTACGGTAAGTTTAACTGGAAGAATTCAGCCAAATTAAACTACTTATCAGAAATTCATGAATCAGCTTTTAATTTTAAGCTACGTAAGGAGATTCATCGTAATATAGGTGCTTATATGACACCAGAAGTGGCCTATATTCAGTCCCTCGGACTTGAAACATTAAGTGTAAGGTTTGATAGACACTCAACAACCTGTTTGGAGCTTGCTAAAAAACTCCAAGCGTTACCCGCAATCAAATCTGTTAATTATACCGGATTGGGAGATAATGTATATTATGAAGTGAGTAAACGTCAATTTGGTGAATACCCGGGTGCAATGCTCACGTTCGACCTTGAGTCTAAGGAAAAATGCTTTAAATTCATGAACAAACTTCAAATTATACATAGAGCAACTAATCTGTTTGATAACAAAACTCTAATAATTCATCCGGCAAGTACAATTTATGGAACCTTCACTTCTGAACAGCGTTCAGATATGGGTATAAAAGAAACCACACTCCGTCTGTCAGTAGGACTTGAGAGTGTGGATTCAATATTTTCAGATATAAAACAGGCTCTAGAATATATTTAG
- a CDS encoding DUF4286 family protein, which yields MIVFNTTFHIDETLQDEFIEYILQEFIPMSTKSGILTSARFARIYGSNKDEGLSFAMEFQVETIELLEKWNKEESNYVYNLLMDKFKEKLVGFSTVLQTIDY from the coding sequence ATGATTGTTTTCAACACAACTTTCCATATAGATGAAACTCTTCAAGATGAATTTATAGAATATATTCTTCAGGAGTTTATACCAATGTCAACAAAAAGCGGAATTTTAACTTCAGCAAGATTTGCCAGAATATATGGAAGTAATAAGGATGAAGGTTTATCATTCGCTATGGAATTTCAGGTTGAAACTATTGAACTGCTTGAAAAATGGAACAAAGAGGAGAGTAATTATGTATATAATCTGTTAATGGATAAGTTTAAAGAAAAGCTTGTGGGCTTTTCTACTGTATTACAGACTATTGACTATTAA
- a CDS encoding FAD-dependent oxidoreductase, giving the protein MEKIIIVGGVAAGATAAAKVRRLSSTAAITMFEAGNDISFANCGLPYYIGGDIKSRSKLILQSPESFKEQYKVDVHVNTRVTNIDRYNKNVTTLNIRTGEINYFKYDKLLLAQGGRPVIPNIEGANLDHVFTLWTLNDMDNIHRHIEERAPKNAVVVGGGFIGLEMVEALVKRGLNVHLVEMMPHVMSVMDAETAGFIEHEMLSYGVNIHTGKGVTAISSKSVKLNDGTIINADMVLMSIGVRPTLQLAKEAGLDIGESGGLLVNEYLQTSDEHIYAAGDMIEVENRVSGRMVRIPLAGPANRQGRIAAENMLGGKHAYIGAMGTSILRVFEAVAGITGLSLKQARSLGLPADSVVIHKEHHTSYYPGAENVSVMLIYNSETGEVLGGQTAGYKGADRRLDVIATAIAGNLTIHDLADIDYAYSPPLGTANDAINMAAFVAENNKSRYSSSITVGELDQWIVDHNPIVIDVRDVFEFKKGNISGAYNVPLEMLYNDLKAIPKESCVLVYDETGKKGHQALRILKSMGVEDVYNISGGFISLQRQAYAVGFQNIHVNLPELENKKINEGKGEKVADNIKETSISANLNTPLVIDVRTPVEFMGGAYPNAINISLDELERRVNELGDKDREITLYCASGARSAYAQQMLIQMGFTNVENGGGLMNMMRRK; this is encoded by the coding sequence ATGGAAAAAATTATTATTGTAGGAGGTGTGGCAGCAGGAGCTACTGCTGCAGCAAAGGTGCGTCGTCTTTCATCTACTGCAGCAATTACTATGTTTGAAGCAGGCAATGATATTTCATTTGCCAATTGTGGACTTCCATATTATATAGGTGGAGATATAAAAAGTCGATCAAAATTGATTCTGCAGAGTCCCGAAAGTTTCAAAGAGCAATATAAAGTGGATGTACATGTGAATACTCGTGTAACCAATATTGACAGGTATAATAAAAATGTTACCACGTTGAACATTAGAACAGGCGAAATCAATTACTTTAAATATGATAAATTGCTATTGGCACAAGGAGGACGACCAGTTATACCAAATATTGAAGGGGCTAATCTAGATCATGTTTTTACTTTGTGGACGCTCAATGACATGGATAATATTCATCGACACATTGAAGAAAGAGCACCCAAAAATGCAGTTGTTGTTGGTGGTGGATTCATTGGTCTTGAGATGGTTGAAGCGTTAGTAAAACGAGGTTTAAATGTACACTTGGTTGAAATGATGCCACACGTTATGTCGGTGATGGATGCGGAGACTGCAGGATTTATTGAGCATGAAATGCTTTCATACGGAGTGAATATTCATACAGGAAAGGGTGTTACAGCAATATCATCAAAATCGGTAAAACTAAATGATGGTACTATTATTAATGCCGATATGGTGCTGATGTCGATTGGTGTACGTCCAACCCTGCAACTTGCAAAAGAAGCGGGACTCGATATTGGTGAATCGGGAGGACTGCTGGTGAACGAATATTTGCAAACTTCAGATGAGCATATTTATGCAGCAGGTGATATGATAGAAGTAGAGAACAGAGTTTCAGGCAGGATGGTTAGGATTCCACTTGCGGGACCTGCAAATCGTCAGGGAAGAATTGCTGCTGAGAATATGTTGGGGGGAAAGCATGCTTACATAGGCGCAATGGGAACATCGATACTGCGTGTTTTTGAGGCAGTTGCAGGTATTACGGGACTTTCTCTTAAACAAGCTCGCTCACTTGGTCTTCCTGCAGATTCAGTGGTGATACATAAAGAACATCACACTTCATATTATCCAGGGGCAGAGAATGTCTCGGTTATGTTAATTTATAACAGTGAAACAGGAGAAGTGCTGGGCGGTCAAACTGCTGGTTATAAGGGCGCCGATCGTCGTCTGGATGTAATTGCAACGGCTATCGCTGGTAATCTTACAATTCATGATTTGGCAGATATCGATTATGCGTATTCTCCTCCATTGGGTACAGCAAACGATGCTATAAATATGGCTGCATTCGTGGCTGAAAATAATAAGAGCAGATATAGTTCGTCGATTACCGTTGGTGAACTCGATCAGTGGATAGTTGATCATAATCCTATTGTGATTGATGTTCGTGATGTATTCGAGTTTAAAAAAGGGAATATTAGTGGTGCATATAATGTGCCTTTAGAAATGTTGTACAACGATCTTAAGGCTATTCCTAAAGAATCATGTGTTTTGGTATATGATGAAACTGGTAAAAAGGGACACCAAGCTTTACGAATACTCAAGAGTATGGGCGTAGAGGATGTTTACAATATTTCAGGTGGATTTATATCATTGCAGAGACAGGCGTATGCGGTTGGCTTCCAAAATATACATGTTAATCTGCCTGAGCTCGAAAATAAAAAGATCAATGAAGGTAAAGGTGAAAAAGTTGCCGATAATATAAAAGAGACATCAATATCGGCTAATTTAAATACACCACTTGTGATTGATGTTCGCACTCCAGTTGAGTTTATGGGTGGGGCTTACCCAAATGCTATTAATATTTCGTTAGATGAATTAGAAAGAAGGGTAAATGAACTAGGTGATAAAGATCGTGAGATTACCCTATATTGTGCATCAGGTGCCCGATCTGCATATGCACAACAAATGCTAATACAAATGGGCTTTACTAATGTAGAAAATGGTGGAGGATTAATGAATATGATGAGAAGAAAGTAA
- a CDS encoding HU domain-containing protein — protein sequence MNRLVTHIEFLLHEHNCVIIPELGGFVVNTSNSHRDGISIYLPPSCELVFNRDLTYNDGLLAESYMKTYSISFDAAMLWIEEEVSEMKKQLRDQRSVELGRLGSFILFDDNRFSYKPGSFIRPALFGLSMARLKPLIQLQKPVSLTEANRGVDSDSSYNKKRSLRTASVAAAVVAAVVLIMFFMPMSDRTIERQSAKISYETEWLTPKNNRSNEIIIENKATKEVVFPASEIVEITDDSPRYYIIMGVFKGDKSATRLAESLKADGFTGTNWLERPERIDVYSASFDNETDAEEFLKKVHKHYPKYSDAWILKR from the coding sequence ATGAACCGACTTGTTACACACATCGAATTCTTGCTGCACGAACACAATTGTGTAATTATTCCAGAACTTGGAGGGTTTGTTGTAAACACCAGTAACTCTCACAGAGATGGAATTTCTATCTATTTACCACCATCTTGTGAATTGGTCTTCAACAGGGATCTTACTTATAATGACGGACTTCTAGCAGAATCATATATGAAGACTTACAGCATTTCATTTGATGCTGCTATGCTTTGGATTGAAGAGGAAGTCTCTGAAATGAAGAAGCAATTAAGGGATCAACGTTCTGTAGAGTTAGGAAGATTAGGTTCTTTTATCTTATTTGATGATAACAGGTTTTCATATAAACCTGGAAGTTTTATCCGTCCCGCTTTATTTGGTCTGAGTATGGCCAGATTGAAACCATTGATTCAATTGCAGAAACCTGTAAGTCTTACTGAGGCTAACAGAGGGGTTGATTCAGATAGTAGTTACAATAAAAAACGTAGTTTAAGAACTGCAAGTGTTGCAGCAGCTGTTGTGGCTGCTGTAGTATTAATAATGTTCTTTATGCCAATGAGTGACAGGACTATTGAACGTCAATCTGCCAAAATATCTTATGAAACAGAATGGCTTACACCTAAAAACAATAGATCTAACGAAATAATCATTGAGAATAAAGCTACTAAAGAAGTTGTATTTCCTGCATCAGAAATTGTAGAGATAACTGATGATTCTCCAAGGTATTATATCATAATGGGTGTATTCAAAGGTGATAAGTCTGCCACACGACTTGCTGAATCACTAAAAGCAGATGGTTTTACAGGAACAAACTGGTTAGAGAGGCCTGAACGTATTGATGTTTATTCAGCGTCATTTGATAATGAAACGGATGCTGAAGAGTTTTTAAAGAAAGTACATAAACATTATCCAAAGTATTCGGATGCATGGATTCTAAAACGATAA
- the ruvC gene encoding crossover junction endodeoxyribonuclease RuvC produces the protein MQKDSIQKERIIMGIDPGTQVMGYGILRVLDNKPSMEAMGVMNLGKYGDHYLKLAKIYSRIIGLIDEYLPDELAIEAPFFGKNVQSMLKLGRAQGVAMAAAISRDIPIFEYAPLKIKMSITGNGRAAKEQVAYMLQKILHIPDDKMLLQLDASDGLAAALCHFYQSGVSTVDKKYKDWKDFANKNPDKVNR, from the coding sequence ATGCAAAAAGACTCTATTCAAAAAGAGCGTATAATTATGGGAATTGACCCCGGTACACAGGTTATGGGTTACGGAATCCTTCGAGTTTTGGATAACAAACCCTCTATGGAAGCCATGGGTGTTATGAATCTTGGTAAATATGGTGATCATTATTTGAAGCTTGCAAAAATATATTCAAGAATAATAGGACTTATTGATGAATATCTTCCTGATGAACTAGCCATCGAAGCTCCTTTTTTTGGAAAAAATGTTCAAAGTATGCTAAAGCTTGGAAGAGCCCAAGGGGTTGCAATGGCGGCCGCAATATCAAGAGATATTCCTATTTTTGAATACGCACCTCTGAAAATAAAGATGTCCATTACAGGTAATGGTAGAGCTGCTAAAGAGCAGGTAGCATATATGCTACAAAAGATTCTACATATTCCGGATGATAAGATGCTTTTGCAACTTGATGCCTCCGATGGTTTGGCTGCTGCATTATGCCATTTTTATCAGTCAGGAGTATCAACAGTTGATAAGAAATATAAAGACTGGAAAGACTTTGCAAATAAGAATCCTGATAAAGTTAACCGTTAG
- a CDS encoding peroxiredoxin family protein: MKYKTILLLAVLIVMFSCNQKDKKADLQSGIWLGEIEVAEGKKVPFLFEVNKVSSDSATVILLNGEERFVLNGFSLINDTLIIPIIAYDAELRGIISDNKIEGKFLKHYIENDPGIPFRATFGVLNRFEPVDNPTSLRIDGKWDVLFIGENRDTTHNVGIFKTDNNIITGSILTLSGDLRYLEGAYTEKGVQLSAFSGLTPYYFDFNFIDENSFEGIFYTARGTTRIIGNKNDAAELADPYSLAGLKKGFDTLSFELPDLNGNIVSLKDEKYQGKVVIVSILGSWCPNCLDEMAYLAPWYEENRDRGVEVIGIAFERKDDFDYGKRALTQLKERYNTGYTLLFGGAVGRENVAGALPELDNFSSYPTTIYIDKQGKVRKVHTGFNGPATGLFYEEFKEEFNQQIDSLLEE; encoded by the coding sequence ATGAAATACAAAACGATATTATTACTTGCAGTGCTTATTGTTATGTTTTCCTGCAATCAAAAAGACAAAAAAGCAGATCTGCAAAGCGGAATCTGGCTAGGTGAAATAGAAGTTGCTGAAGGTAAAAAGGTTCCATTTCTTTTTGAAGTTAACAAGGTATCGTCTGACTCTGCAACAGTTATTCTGCTGAACGGAGAAGAGAGGTTTGTCTTAAATGGATTTTCATTAATCAATGACACTCTGATTATCCCTATAATTGCATATGATGCAGAGTTAAGAGGTATAATTTCAGACAATAAGATAGAAGGAAAATTCTTGAAGCATTATATAGAGAATGATCCGGGTATACCTTTTAGGGCTACTTTTGGAGTTCTGAACAGATTTGAACCTGTTGATAATCCTACATCATTGAGAATTGATGGTAAATGGGATGTGCTTTTTATAGGTGAAAATAGGGATACAACACATAATGTTGGGATTTTTAAAACAGATAACAATATTATTACTGGTTCAATTCTTACACTTTCGGGAGATTTAAGATATTTGGAAGGAGCATATACTGAAAAAGGTGTTCAACTTTCTGCATTTAGTGGTTTAACCCCTTATTATTTTGATTTTAATTTTATTGATGAAAATAGTTTTGAGGGAATTTTCTATACAGCAAGAGGAACTACACGCATTATCGGTAATAAAAATGATGCTGCTGAATTGGCTGACCCTTATTCATTAGCAGGACTAAAGAAAGGATTTGACACTTTAAGTTTTGAATTGCCCGATCTTAATGGAAATATTGTATCTCTCAAAGATGAAAAGTATCAGGGTAAAGTGGTTATTGTTTCTATTCTGGGAAGTTGGTGTCCCAACTGTCTCGATGAAATGGCATATCTTGCACCATGGTATGAGGAAAACAGAGATCGTGGTGTTGAAGTTATTGGTATAGCTTTTGAAAGAAAAGATGATTTCGATTATGGGAAAAGAGCTCTTACTCAGTTAAAAGAACGATACAATACTGGTTATACTTTGCTTTTTGGAGGTGCTGTAGGCAGGGAAAATGTTGCAGGTGCATTGCCGGAACTGGATAATTTTTCAAGTTACCCTACAACTATATATATAGATAAACAGGGGAAAGTACGTAAAGTGCATACAGGTTTTAACGGACCGGCTACAGGATTATTCTATGAGGAATTTAAAGAGGAATTCAATCAACAGATTGACTCTCTTTTGGAAGAATGA